The following proteins are co-located in the Silene latifolia isolate original U9 population chromosome 1, ASM4854445v1, whole genome shotgun sequence genome:
- the LOC141589248 gene encoding putative disease resistance protein At4g27220, with product MRYGIGLDLFQRVNGLSEAMEQAKMWANELISSSLLLKGDSNAEVKIHDLVRAFAISFIDKGKERMTLAESIPRWMCKETFKKFTAISLMSGHDFSRLSGVKAPLLEILLLKGDVSLTTLASDFFEGMKNLKVLSLSNVNFNMGLPESMAELERLQTLHLHHCKLKDVKLIGKLVNLLVLSLRESSLEELPIEIGELCNLRLLDIEGCKGMKRIPANILSRLSLLEGLYMFNSFDDWASTNIKVKDGGGSNQASGSELDTLSHLNVLEMEVSQNEQLLTVNSGQLAEQLGKFKIRVQSSHESPEGLQEFRYVLELIDIDSSPNSGLRALLKKTECLVLIDSYSFNKNVVPELDDDGFKDLKYLKIQNCEVKFLISSNEQNESMAFAYLEILELIYMNNLEMICDGKASVGIFSNLRRLNLYDLHNLECGLSLTSALLNLNEVSVDSCQSLKFVAYKDAKTETEVDMFTCLKSLQLRSVNSLSSVLRQSGNEMFALFNAESKYPSLENLLLTYNDTITTLWSRTSYISSFQGLKIEFPRIEELDVQEVSNEVLRLWNWSSSLVQGESESGGISLNPIPNLQILRLAKVHGLASVPHSVRLSHLDVNEFDNIKSLFSVSAVNGEAFCTYSQFPYFKNLSVRECRSLEQLFDSEDDDVVSLCERLIGITLHNVPKLKILPLHLLKNIRTLSICKLSWKFVFPADLFIKGKEQLQLLESLKIENCRNNMEVIIKDELVGDDEESVYSFPRLKILKLEYLNITKFASKPNSGIQFPSLESIELWSCDNIESFWSGSFMAPKLKDVKLHGCDKM from the exons GCAAAGAGCGCATGACTTTAGCTGAAAGCATTCCTCGATGGATGTGTAAGGAGACGTTTAAGAAGTTCACAGCCATATCATTGATGTCTGGTCATGATTtttctcgactgagtggagtgAAAGCTCCTCTGCTTGAAATTTTGTTATTAAAAGGCGACGTATCACTAACAACTCTagcttctgatttcttcgaaggaaTGAAGAATTTGAAGGTTTTAAGTCTATCAAATGTGAACTTTAATATGGGCTTACCGGAATCAATGGCAGAATTGGAGCGTCTACAAACATTGCATTTGCACCACTGTAAGTTGAAAGACGTTAAATTGATTGGCAAGTTGGTGAACCTTCTTGTTTTGAGCTTGCGTGAGTCAAGTTTGGAAGAGTTACCTATTGAAATTGGGGAGTTGTGCAACCTTCGGTTGCTGGATATAGAAGGGTGCAAGGGTATGAAAAGAATCCCGGCTAATATCTTATCCCGTTTATCTCTTTTAGAGGGACTTTACATGTTCAATAGTTTTGATGATTGGGCATCCACAAATATCAAAGTTAAAGATGGAGGGGGGTCTAACCAGGCAAGTGGAAGTGAGCTTGATACGTTGTCGCACCTGAATGTTCTTGAAATGGAAGTATCCCAAAATGAACAATTGTTAACCGTAAATAGTGGCCAACTTGCCGAGCAACTGGGGAAATTCAAAATACGTGTTCAGAGTTCTCACGAAAGTCCTGAAGGATTACAGGAGTTCCGTTATGTTTTGGAGCTGATTGATATAGATTCAAGTCCAAACAGCGGGTTGAGAGCGTTGCTAAAAAAAACCGAGTGTTTGGTACTAATTGATAGTTATAGTTTCAACAAGAATGTTGTCCCTGAGTTGGACGACGACGGTTTTAAGGACTTAAAGtatttgaaaattcaaaattgtGAGGTGAAATTTTTAATCAGCTCAAATGAGCAGAATGAGTCAATGGCCTTTGCATATCTGGAGATTTTGGAGCTAATATATATGAACAACTTAGAGATGATATGTGATGGGAAAGCGTCAGTAGGAATATTCTCAAATCTCCGTCGCCTCAATTTATATGATTTGCATAACTTGGAATGTGGGTTGTCTTTGACTTCCGCTTTACTTAACTTAAACGAGGTTTCTGTTGATTCCTGTCAATCATTGAAATTCGTTGCTTATAAGGATGCAAAAACTGAGACAGAAGTCGATATGTTTACTTGTTTGAAATCACTTCAACTACGCTCGGTTAATAGTCTATCCAGCGTGCTTCGGCAATCAGGCAATGAGATGTTTGCGCTCTTCAATGCAGAG AGCAAATATCCATCTCTTGAGAATTTGTTGTTGACATATAATGATACAATTACAACACTCTGGAGTAGAACAAGTTACATTTCCAGCTTTCAAGGTTTGAAG ATTGAATTTCCACGCATAGAGGAACTGGACGTACAAGAAGTGTCAAACGAAGTTTTGAGGCTATGGAATTGGTCTTCATCACTTGTGCAAGGAGAAAGTGAAAGCGGTGGCATCTCATTAAACCCTATTCCAAACTTGCAAATATTAAGACTTGCTAAGGTTCATGGGTTGGCGTCCGTTCCTCACTCTGTGAGATTGTCCCATTTGGATGTCAATGAATTCGATAACATCAAATCCCTATTCTCAGTTTCAGCGGTAAATGGGGAGGCCTTCTGCACATATTCTCAGTTTCCATACTTTAAAAACCTTTCTGTTCGTGAATGCAGGTCATTGGAACAATTGTTTGACAGCGAAGACGATGATGTTGTATCGTTATGTGAACGTCTAATAGGAATAACATTGCATAATGTGCCAAAACTGAAGATTTTGCCCCTGCATTTACTCAAAAATATTCGCACCCTCTCTATTTGTAAATTAAGTTGGAAATTTGTATTTCCAGCTGATCTATTCATTAAGGGTAAAGAACAACTCCAACTACTCGAAAGTCTCAAGATTGAAAACTGTAGAAACAATATGGAAGTAATAATCAAGGATGAGCTAGTTGGTGATGATGAAGAAAGCGTTTATAGTTTCCCTCGCCTTAAGATCCTAAAGTTAGAGTATTTGAATATCACCAAGTTTGCCTCCAAACCAAACAGTGGAATACAATTTCCATCACTTGAAAGTATTGAATTGTGGTCTTGTGATAATATCGAATCATTTTGGTCAGGATCCTTTATGGCTCCAAAACTAAAAGATGTGAAGCTACATGGGTGTGATAAAATGTAG